The following are encoded together in the Onychostoma macrolepis isolate SWU-2019 chromosome 03, ASM1243209v1, whole genome shotgun sequence genome:
- the LOC131537472 gene encoding gastrula zinc finger protein XlCGF8.2DB-like, which produces MAFIKQESEELRIVEVFSLKHEETEEQTDLMAIKEESQELKEIEEKDQYERHDFFVVKKSIPTETNSVQKTKPPSYLTCHECGKCFTLKVNLNEHMKIHTREKLFTCQHCGKSFTLKGSLNKHETIHTGGKLFTCEQCEKSFRYKDTLNYHMRVHTGEKPFTCQHCGKSFYTKGTLNQHIRIHTGEKPFTCQHCGKSFFTKGSLNQHIRIHTGEKPFTCQHCGKSFFTKGSLNQHIRIHTGEKPFTCQHCGKSFITKGTLNQHITIHSEKPFTCDQCGRSYKYEESLKSHMRVHTGEKSFARDPSGNSFKYNETPNSHTKSEHSRERFYVSSVWREFQL; this is translated from the exons ATGGCGTTTATTAAACAGGAGAGTGAAGAGCTGAGGATTGTAGAAGTATTCAGCTTGAAACATGAAGAGAccgaggaacaaacag ACCTGATGGCAATAAAAGAAGAGAGTCAAGAACTGAAGGAAATCGAAGAGAAAGATCAATATGAGAGACATGATTTCTTTGTTGTAAAAAAATCCATACCGACTGAAACAAATTCGGTTCAGAAGACCAAACCTCCCAGTTACTTAACTTGCCATGAATGTGGAAAGTGTTTCACACTAAAAGTAAACCTTAACGAGCACATGAAAATTCACACCAGAGAGAAGCTATTCACATGCCAAcactgtggaaagagtttcacactcAAAGGAAGCCTTAATAAACATGAAACCATTCACACTGGAGGGAAGCTGTTCACCTGTGAACAGTGTGAAAAGAGTTTCAGATATAAAGACACTCTTAATTaccacatgagagttcacactggagagaagccgttcacATGCCAAcattgtggaaagagtttctaTACAAAAGGAACCCTTAATCAACACATCAgaattcacaccggagagaagccatTCACATGCCAAcattgtggaaagagtttctttACAAAAGGATCCCTTAATCAACACATCAgaattcacaccggagagaagccgttcACATGCCAAcattgtggaaagagtttctttACAAAAGGATCCCTTAATCAACACATCAgaattcacaccggagagaagccatTCACATGCCAAcactgtggaaagagtttcattACAAAAGGAACCCTTAATCAACACATAACCATTCATTCAGAGAAGccattcacatgtgatcagtgtggaaggAGTTACAAATATGAAGAAAGCCTCAAGTcccacatgagagttcacactggagagaagtcGTTCGCACGTGATCCGTCCGGGAATAGTTTCAAATACAATGAAACCCCTAATTCGCACACGAAGAGTGAACATTCAAGAGAGCGGTTTTACGTGTCATCAGTGTGGAGAGAGTTTCAGTTGTAA